TTGATCGAGTGGCGCACCATCTCGGTGGAGCGCCGCCAGATCGAGTCCGCGGGCGGCGGGTAGAACGACTGCATCAGGATGTTGTTCCAGCCGCTGGCATCCCAGATGAAGTTGGGTGCCGCCGCCCAGGCCACGTCCCGCACGTCCCGGGCCCGGAAGTGCCAGGTGAGCGTCGGCGAGGCGCCCTGCGGCCGGGAGCCGGGAGTGCCGACCTCCCGATTCGACACGATCGCGACGGTGGTGTCGGACCGGAGCGCGAGATCCAGCCGGCGCACCTGCTCGGGGGTGAGCACTTCGGCCCGGTTCTCCAGAGTCCCCGTGCCCGCGACAATGAAGCCCCGCGGCACGGTGATGTAGTAGTCGAAGTCTCCGTACTCGAGGTAGAACTCCCCCTGCCCGAGGTACTGCTCGGTGTTCCAGCCGCGTACATCGTCGTAGACGCAAAGCCGCGGGTACCATTGCGCCATCTCGTATAGCCAGACGTCGCCGAAGGGCTCGCGACCCATCCGGTCCGCGCCGTGCTCCGGGACGCTGAACGCGAAGTTCATCGCGATGTCCACCGCGGTGCGCGGCGGCAGCGGCATGTCGAGGTCTACCCGCATCAGCGTGCCGTTCACGACCCAGTTCAGAGGGACACGGCGCTGCGCCGGTGACGGCGCGCCGGCCCTCGGGCGCACCGGAACTGCGATCGCCCGCGCTACGTCGCTCACCACGAACCCTCCCTCGAAGCCGCCGCCGCCGAAGCGGGCGTCGTCGGGGAACAGGAACGACCCGCGGCTTTCGCGCCCGAACAGGTTCTGGTCGAGCTGGAGCCAGAGATAACGGAGCGTGTCGGGGGAGTTGTTGGCGTAATGGATGGTCTCGGCGCCGCTCACCCGGTGGGTCGACGGGTCGAGCGCGATACGGATCGTGTAATCTACCCTTTGCTGCCAGTAGTCGGGGCCGGGAACGCCGGTGCCGGTGCGGATCCGGTTCGGAGCGGGCAGGTCCACCCGCCGGAATATCGACGTGTCCGAGATCGGCACGCTGCTTCGCGCAACGGGGATCGGCTGCTGGAGCATCGCGGCAGCAAGCAAGGCGACACGGAACATCGGTCTTTGGCCTCGGGGTGAAAAGAGGCTTGTAGTCTCACCTTTCGGGGTTGCGTCGTCAACTTCGGACTATTCGGTTCGTTGTCGCCCTCCCGCCCGCCGTGCCGTTCCTCCCGAAGCCGGGGACGATCCCCGACCTCCTCACGCAGCTCCGCGATCCGCCGGACGCTTCAGCCGAATGGTGACGGCCGTGCCGGCGCCCGAGGCGCTGACGATCCCGATCGTTCCGCCCCAACTCTCCACCAGCCGCTTGGCGATCGCCAAGCCGAGCCCGCTGCCGCTCGTCGTGGTACTGAATTGGGGCTCGAACACCCGCAGGAGCACTTCCGGCGCGATGCCGCGTCCGTCGTCGCGGACCTCGATCTCGGACTCCGAGGCCGCGTCCCTCGTGACGACGACGACGCGCTTCGCGCCCGCATCCCGGGCGTTCTCGCACAGGTTCACCAGGACCTCCACCAGCTCTTCCCGCCGGGCGAGTCCCATGACGCCGTCCCGTGACTCGAACTCCCAGGCGACCGGCCCTTCTCCCAGGCGGTAGAGGTGCAGCACCTCGCGTGCGACGGCCGAAAGGTCCACCGCTTCGACGGGCCTTCCCTCGGGGCCGGGAAGCGCGAAGCGCGAGAAGGTCCGGGCGATGGCGTCGAGCCGGTCGATCTCGGCGAGGATGCGCTCGCCGGTGGACACCAGCACAGTTCGGAGCTCCGCCGGTCGCTCGCGGTGCAGGCGCAAGAGGTGCTGCATGCCCAGGCGGATCGGCGTCAGCGGGTTCTTGATCTCGTGCGCGACCTGCCGCGCCATCTCGCCCCAGGCAATGACTCGCTGCGCGCGCCGGCCCGCTTCCACGTCGGCCGCGGCCTGCACGATGGCCGCGTGCACCGGCTCCAACTCCAGAGGCATGTCTTCGCGCCCCTCCACGGGCCCGCCGGAGCCGACCGCAAGGGCCGCGCGCCGGAGGCTCTGGAGCGGTCGCGCGAGGGCGCGCGCCGCCGTCCCCGACAGGACCAGAGCGGCCAGGAGCCCGATCAGCGTTGCCACCAGCACCGCGATGCCGAGGTCGCCCTCGCGGCGCCCCAAGGTGACGTCACCCAGCAGCTCGGGCGCGGCCAGTATCCGCGCGGAGGCGGGCGGCCCCCGGGCCAGCAGACGGTATCCGATCAGCGTGGGAGCCGGGGCCGCTTCTTGCTCCGCCGACATCTCCAGCTCGTCGCCGTACACCAACCCCGAGAAGACCGGCGCCGGTACCAGCCAGTCGGTCAACCCGAGGTCCGTGAGGACCGGAGACGAGACGGCCACCAGACGGCCTCCCTCGAACAGCAGCAGCTCGGCTTCCACGCGGTGCGACGCCTCGATGACCGCCGCCGAAGACGTATCCGGCTCCGCGCCCAACGCCGCACTGGCGTCACGCAGGGTGCGCTGGACGAGCAGCTCACGCGTCCTGCGGAACTCGTCCCCGAGGCGGGCATAGCTTAACGCCGCGAACGCGAGGGTCGGGACGACGAAGAAGAGCCCCAGGCTGACGGTGAGCCGGGCGCGCAGCGAACGGAACGCGCGCGGCATCCAGGCACGGAGCGCGGGAACCGCGCGCCCGCCGATGAGCTCCACCACCAGCCAGAGCAGCGCGAGGATCGCGCAGTCGAGCACCAGTACGAGCGCGCCGCGCTGGAGCAGGGCGGACGCGCCACCCAGCGGCACCAGCGCGTGCGCGTGACGCAATCCGCCCGGCAGATCCAGCACCCGCTCCCCGCGCACCGACCACGCGACCCGGCGCCAGGCGACGTGCGCCGTAGCGGCCCCGCCCGGGCGATCCGGCGGCGACAGGGCGGTCTCGTACGGAGCATCGGTCTCCGCGGGATCGCCCGAGAGGAGGCGCGCCAGGCCGCTCGGCGGCACGAGCCGCGAGCGGGGCCCCACGCCGACGGTGAGCACGCCCTCGCGGAGTAGAATGCCGGCGACACCGTGCAGTCCCGGCACGCCCAGGCGTGAACGAACGATAGGCAGGCCTTCCTCCAGCGCCTCCCGCGCGACCGCCTGCACGAATGGCAGCGGAAGGTCCAGCTCGGCCAGGTCGAGCGAAACCAGGCGTTCCCCGCTCGTAGACCAGAGTGCCAGCGACGCCGGGTAGCCCTGCGAGCCGAGGGCGCTGGTCCGCCACAAGCGGTACAGGTCTCCCGCCGCGCGGGGCGGCGCTTCCGAAGTGGTCTCGTAGACGAGGTGGTCGAGGAGCGCGGCGGCAAGCGGATCGGGCGCGCTGCCCAGGGCGTCGAGGTCGCGCGTGGCCAGGGCGATGCGGCCTTCGGTCGTCGCGCCCCAGGTGAGCAGCGCCGAAGCCGACCCCGCGACGATGGCGACGGTCGCGAGGGTGCCGCGGAACGGCATTGGCTTGAGCGCGAGCAGCAGCGCCGGCACCCAGAGGTAGGGGTACCACTCGGGCCACGCGCCCGCGGGCTCCCAGAGCCATAGGCCGGCCACCGCGGCGGCGAGCGCGATCGAGCCCGCCACGGCCGCCCACGGGCCGACGTGTTCCGGGACCCGGCGCCCCCGCACTATCGCCGCCGCAACGAGCACGACCGCCGACGCAGCGAGGACGAGCGCGATCTGCCAGGTGAGCCAGAGCCCCGTGGTCACCCCGCCGGCCGGCGGCGTGATTCCCCTCGCCAGGTTCTGAAGCAGATACGGCGCGGACACGGTGACGAGCACCGCGGCGGTCCGGCCCCAAAGCGACGGGGCAATTCCCCGCCGCCACAGGGCGCACCCGAGCAGCGTCGCCACCACGCCCAACAGCACCAGCGTTCCCACTGACGCCGAGTACGGGCCCA
The sequence above is a segment of the Gemmatimonadales bacterium genome. Coding sequences within it:
- a CDS encoding M1 family metallopeptidase, with amino-acid sequence MFRVALLAAAMLQQPIPVARSSVPISDTSIFRRVDLPAPNRIRTGTGVPGPDYWQQRVDYTIRIALDPSTHRVSGAETIHYANNSPDTLRYLWLQLDQNLFGRESRGSFLFPDDARFGGGGFEGGFVVSDVARAIAVPVRPRAGAPSPAQRRVPLNWVVNGTLMRVDLDMPLPPRTAVDIAMNFAFSVPEHGADRMGREPFGDVWLYEMAQWYPRLCVYDDVRGWNTEQYLGQGEFYLEYGDFDYYITVPRGFIVAGTGTLENRAEVLTPEQVRRLDLALRSDTTVAIVSNREVGTPGSRPQGASPTLTWHFRARDVRDVAWAAAPNFIWDASGWNNILMQSFYPPPADSIWRRSTEMVRHSIKHYSEKWFQYPWPTAINVNGPVGGMEYPMIVFCGGRTSLRGLFGVTTHELGHQWFPMIVGNNERLYPWMDEGFDSFINIFSGITYWREPVATGSRGGAAQWAGIARTGYDQPMMLPADRTPSQLLGNAAYNKPATGLYLLRHAILDDTTRFDFAFREYARRWAFRHPTPADFFRTMEDALGEDLSWFWRGWFFRTDRVDLAVDSLQSRPDSSPGGPQGFASRVFLSSPGTLPMPVDLRLTYADGSSDRMRLPVEIWYLGNRYIMLRRLPRQLMRVEVDPDLMFPDINRENNTWPRGSGRAAP
- a CDS encoding HAMP domain-containing sensor histidine kinase yields the protein RRQTDAGTAVATLLLARDSATPSAGVAFADQFAGRTGDGLRFFDPACAPADSEVFDYQLVGDTLFAVQPVPQDQAVARGRLLAGARRLVFWAVVLLLLAGVTGAVRLRLPLQAALLPVGAAFLVVARAPLKEAFGPGSLFWPDTYYRPLLGPYSASVGTLVLLGVVATLLGCALWRRGIAPSLWGRTAAVLVTVSAPYLLQNLARGITPPAGGVTTGLWLTWQIALVLAASAVVLVAAAIVRGRRVPEHVGPWAAVAGSIALAAAVAGLWLWEPAGAWPEWYPYLWVPALLLALKPMPFRGTLATVAIVAGSASALLTWGATTEGRIALATRDLDALGSAPDPLAAALLDHLVYETTSEAPPRAAGDLYRLWRTSALGSQGYPASLALWSTSGERLVSLDLAELDLPLPFVQAVAREALEEGLPIVRSRLGVPGLHGVAGILLREGVLTVGVGPRSRLVPPSGLARLLSGDPAETDAPYETALSPPDRPGGAATAHVAWRRVAWSVRGERVLDLPGGLRHAHALVPLGGASALLQRGALVLVLDCAILALLWLVVELIGGRAVPALRAWMPRAFRSLRARLTVSLGLFFVVPTLAFAALSYARLGDEFRRTRELLVQRTLRDASAALGAEPDTSSAAVIEASHRVEAELLLFEGGRLVAVSSPVLTDLGLTDWLVPAPVFSGLVYGDELEMSAEQEAAPAPTLIGYRLLARGPPASARILAAPELLGDVTLGRREGDLGIAVLVATLIGLLAALVLSGTAARALARPLQSLRRAALAVGSGGPVEGREDMPLELEPVHAAIVQAAADVEAGRRAQRVIAWGEMARQVAHEIKNPLTPIRLGMQHLLRLHRERPAELRTVLVSTGERILAEIDRLDAIARTFSRFALPGPEGRPVEAVDLSAVAREVLHLYRLGEGPVAWEFESRDGVMGLARREELVEVLVNLCENARDAGAKRVVVVTRDAASESEIEVRDDGRGIAPEVLLRVFEPQFSTTTSGSGLGLAIAKRLVESWGGTIGIVSASGAGTAVTIRLKRPADRGAA